The genomic stretch AAACCTTCCTAATTGGGAGGTTTTTATTTTTCAATCCATTCTCTGAAATCTGCTGTCTGACTTTGACTTGTGATAAGTGGATTTCCCCAACCTTTCATCTCTAAAGCTAAAGCATTTTTCGAGTATCGCTCCAATTTTATAATACTTTTTTTATTGATCAGTTCACTCCGATTGATCTTGAAAAATTCGTTAGGATTCAGCTGCGATTCTATTTCTTTAAGCACGGTTTGATTGAGTAAATGTTTTTTACCGGAATCATCAAACGCAAAAATAACTCCTTCTTCAGCTTTAAAAAATGTAATACGCTTAGTTTCTAAAAAATAAATCCCTTTATTGCTGATCACGCTGAATCGCTCTTTGAAACTTTTGGGCTGAATTTCTTTTTGAATCTGACTTATTTTTAATAAAATTTCATCGGAAGCATGAGACTTATTTAATATTGAAAATTTATTCCAGGCTTTTTGAAAACGTTCTAATGTAAAAGGTTTCAGAAGATATTCAATTCCATTTGTTTCAAAAGCATTCATCCAAAATTGATCATAAGCAGTTGTAAAAATAATCGGACAGGAAATTTTCACCTGATCATAAATTTCAAATGCATCTCCGTCTAACAATTCAATATCTGAAATAATAAGATCAATAGATTTTTCTGTTTTTAAAAAATCTATAGCCTGTTCCACATTATCGATTTCTGCTATGATTTCAGTAGTTTCTTTTAACTCATTAATAAATCTAATGAGTTTTTTTCTTGCCGGGATTTCATCTTCAATAATGACTATTTTTATCATGCTTCTTGAATTATAGGTAAGGTTACGGAAAATTGATCGCTGGTATTTTGAATTTTTATCTGACTTTCGGTCAATAAAAAATACTGTTCGTTGAGGTTTTTCAATGCTTTTCCTGATGGAGATTTTGTGTTTCTCTTTTGAATAATATTATTTGAAACTCTAAGATTTTCATCAATGCTGATGGTGATAAAAATAGTTTTTTTTTCTGTTCCGAAATTATGCTGAATGGCGTTTTCTAATAATAACTGAAGACTTAACGGAACTATAAAACCGTGCGATTGATTATTTTTTATTTCCAATTGATAAAATTTTCCATATTTATGCTGAATCAGTTTAAAATATTTTTTAACGAAAGCTAATTCTTCATCAATTTCTACTAATTTTTTATCTGAAACCTGCAAAACATAGCGGTAAATATCTGCAAATTCGTTGAGGAAATCTGATGCTTGGGCTTTATCTTCTTCAATAAGCTGGTCGAGAATATTCAAATTATTAAATAAAAAATGGGGGTTGAGCTGGTTTTTAAGCTGATTGATCTTGGTCTCGGAAAGCATTTCATTAAAAGCTGCAATCTGTTTCTGGTTTTTCTGATTTTTTTGGTAATAATAAAAAACAAGAAAAAAACTTCCGTAAATAAAAGCATTTAAAAAATCTGAAATAACATTGTTGAGAAATGTTTGCGAATTAAAGTTCCTTTCAAAAGTATCAAAAATAAAAGCGATAATAAGTTTAAAAATATTAAGTATCACCAAATACAAAAGAAGGGAAGTTCCAAAAATTTTAAAAATTTCTTTAAAATTGAAATTATCTGATTTTTGCCAATAGATCATCAGAAAACGCATAATCAGAAATAGAATACCGGCATTTACAAAATATAATACCGGAGCTTCCGGTGTGAAAGTGTACCAGTTGATCTCTCTTTCTGTCTGAAAACGGATTTCTATAGTTTGCACATAAGAAAAAAGAAAAATAAAGAGTAAAAAGTATTTGTTCTGCTGTATTTCGTTTAAAATTTTCTTCATGGTTTCGTGACAACAAAATAGTTCTATAAAAATACAGAACTATTAATAAATTTTATAATTGAAAATGTGTTTACGGTTATTTTGAAGGTTCTTGGGGAAATGAAGCGGTAATATTACCTTTATCATCATAAAAATCGAGCTTTGCTTTGTTTTTTTTGTCTACATATAACATGGCTTTAGGTAATCCTTTTGCATCAAAAAGAAAAAGGCCATCTCTTTGTCCGCGAGATTTTCCGAGCATAATTCTTGGCGTTCCTTGTCCGAAATTTTTAGTTCTCTGAGATTCATTTTTAGAACGATCGTTGAATGTAAGACTGCTTCCTACAAACCTTTCATTGCCTTTCTGATAATCTTCCGATAACAATTGCATGATTTGATCACCGTCATATTGATCATGCGTGAATGAAAGTCCTGAAGAATGACCATCTGTGTTTTTCTTACCGTCATAGATAAAGCCACCACATTCAAGGCCTTCTTCATTGAAAAATAACATTCCGGAACGTTTTTTACGCTTTTCGTTGGTGTAAACACCGTTGATTTTTATTTTTCCGTTTGGAAAACGATCTACATTGGTAATTACCATTTTAACAGTACCATCTTTTTCAACGATATTAATTCTTTCCACATCGATTTCTGAAAACTTTTGATTTCCATTACTTTTAAAAGCTGAATTGACTAAAAAGAAAATTACAATGGCCATAGAAAGGGCAAAAGCTCTTAAAAATACAAGTTCTCTGTTGATACGTTTTGATGTCATAATTGTTGATTTTATGGCGTAAAAGTATCATGAATATGGGGTTTGAATCAACAACTATTTTTTGAACGAAGGAAATAAAGCGATGAACTAAGAATAATATAATAGGAGTGAATTTTTAGCTTAATTAAATAAAATCATAAATGCCGTTTTTCCAGCCCAAAACTTTTGACGAATCTGCATTCAGCCAGTTTTTGAGAATCGTTGCGTAGACTTTTCGGAAATCTTCGGTATAAATTAAATCTCCTTCGTTTAGATTTTGCAAATCGGGAAGGGCATTAAGAATTCCTTTCTTTTTTAATCCACCACTGATAAAAAACATTTGATTGGCTGTTCCGTGGTCGGTTCCTTTGCTTGCATTTTGGGCAACACGTCTCCCGAATTCTGAAAATGTCATGAGTAAAATATCATTAAATAATCCATTCGATTTCATATCAGAAACAAAAGATTTTACGGCATCATTGATTTCTCCAAACAGTTTTTGCTGTCTTTCATTTTGATTAACGTGCGTATCAAAACTTCCGATAGAAAGATAATAAACCTGTGTATTAATATCAGATTTAATCAATGAAGCCACCGTTTTAAAGTCTTTTCCGAGTTTAGAATTCGGATATTCCTGAGTCGATTTTTTTGCTTTGCTTTTCTCGAAAATATAATCAGCATTATTGATCGTAGAGCCTAAAGTTTTGTATAAATAAGAAACCGTTTCATCATCATGATGATGGTCGTTATTGTACAATGATTTGAAATATTTTTCCTGACTGGTTTGATACAGTTTTTTTGGATCTTTAAAGGCAAAAGCTTTGTTGTTTTCTCCTTTTAAAGCCAGACTCAGCATGTCATCAACTTCCAAAGCCTGCGTCGGATGTTCACATTTATAACATTCTTCATCCAAAAATCTTCCGAGCCATCCTGTTTCCAAAAACTCATCGCTTTTACTTGCAGAATGCCAAATATCCATGCTTCTGAAATGCGATTTATCAGGATTCGGATAACCTACATTATTCATAAGGGAAAGTTCGCCGCTGTCAAATAATTCTTTAAAATAGGACAATGCAGGATTGATTCCCGTTTCATCATTTAAAGCTAATGAATCTTTGACCGAAATAGTATTTCTTTCTTTAAAATAAATATCGTTTTTTGTAGGGATAATCGTATTTAAACCGTCATTTCCACCTGTGAATTGTAAAATGATCAATATCTTCTGACTTGGATTTAGGGCGTTATCTAAAGTCATCGACTGCAAAAAATTCGGAACCAATAAGGAAGCCGTTGCCAATGAACTGATCTTTAAAAATTCTCTTCTCTTTATGATCATAATTTTTTTTCTTTGATTAAATAAAACTAGCTTTCTCTAACTTCTAACTTCTAACTTCTAACTCCCTACATTAACTGATATTCCGGTGTGGACATCAGATTGATCACATTCATTTTAAGACTCTTATCCGAAAACTGATTAACAATATTCATATCCAATGATTCTGAATTCACAATTAGATAATCTTCTGCTTTTTTCTGCGCTAAAGCCTGGTCAACTTTATTCCAGTCAATTATTATATTCGGGTTTTTAAAGCTTTTATTTAAAGCTTCACGAGATTTCATTCCCATGTCCATATCGTCATCTTCCCTTGCAGAATATTCCATAGGACGCAAACCAGACCAGATTTGGGGGATCTGAAGTCTTAACATCAAAGTAGAGCTGTCGATCCATGATTTTCCATTAGGCCAACCGGCAACATTGGGCGGATAAAGCAACATCTGCCCCAAAAGTTTTTGGTAAACCGTAATGTTTTCAGGATTTTGAATATTCATCGGGAGGATTCTCATCATACCGACAAATAATTCTGTGGGAGATTTTATACGGTTGCCAATATTTTTTTTATCATAAAACCAAGGGCTTGAAAAAATTTCGTTCATCAGTTTTTTGATATCATATCCGGATTGGTAAAAGTCTTCGCTTAGATTTTTAATCCTGCTTGAATCGGGCTTTTCGTTGACAAAAAAGGTATAGATTTTTGTAGTAATAAATTCTGCAGTAGATTTTTGTTCGAGAATAATATTCAAAATATCATCACCGGTAAAGTTTCCGGTTTTTCCAAGAAAAGTTTTTGTGCCGGTATCGTGAAGCTTTTTTCTTTCATTAAAATTTCCTTCTTTATCATAACCCCATCCTGTAAAAGCTCTTGCGGCTTCCCGGATATCTTTTTCGGTATAATTACCACGACCCATTGTGAATAGTTCCATAACTTCACGGGCGAAATTTTCATTGGGATGATCTTTTTTATTTTGTTGATTATTCAAAAAACTGAGCATTGCGGGAGAACGGCTCACTTCAAACAACAGATCTTTGAAATTTCCCAAAGATTTTTCCCTAATTATATTCAGTAATTGCTGGTTAAATTTTGAATTATTGATTCTCGTCGCAAAATGTCCGTGCCAGAAAAAAGCCATTTTCTCACGTAGCTGTTCTTTGCTGGCAGTCATTTTTTGTAGAAAATTAAGATTCAGCTCGTTGTTTTGCTTCTGATTGACTCTTTGTATCTCCCTTTTCTGTTCGGCTGTAGCTTTTGGATCTGTATATTCAATCGGTTGAATGTCGGGAGTTTCATATACAATAGGAGAGAAGCTTTCTTCATTGAAAACTTCATTCAAAATTGTCTTGATGTTTTTGTTTTTCAGGTCATCTATCTGCTCAATTCCCGGTCCGAAACCTGCACGCCAAAGAAGATGTTTGTTATTGATAAGTGAAGCAGCCATAATCCTGATTTTATTTTTTTGATGATTAAATAAAGATGAGGTTAAACTGTATAAACAAATATTAATGTCTATTTATTGTTTGCCTGTATGTAAAGTTAAACAACTATTTAAATATTTTAAATTTTAATGATTTGATTTTCATTGTGTATGGGATATTGCGGGCTTTGGGATTAAGAAGTGTGAGTTATTTTGGCATGATTTTTACATCTCTCCTTTTTAGTAAAATTTAAAAATCAGAGTTATGAAAATGTTTAAGCAAACCATTTTGGCAGCTGGAATTTTAACAGCCGGTTTAGTAAGTGCGCAAAGTGCTCAGATGAATAATATGATCAAAGTAGGAGCAACTGCAGGTATTGCTGTTCCTTCAGATAACGTGTCTGCAGCAGTGGGCGTAGATGTAGCATATCAAAATCTTATCACTCCAGGTTTTGGATTAGGTATTGCAACAGGGTATACCCATTATTTCGGAAAAGATAACAGCGGATATAATAATAATGATGTAGGAGTTGTTCCTGTAGCAGCACTTTTTAGAGTATATCCTAAACAGACAGGATTTTATTTCGGAGCCGATTTAGGATACGGATTTTTGGTAGGTGATGATAAGGTAGCAACCAATTCAACAGTAAACAGACCAGATGGCGGTTTCTATCTTAAACCTGAAATAGGGTACCACAACAGAGACTGGAATTTCTATGTACAATACCAAAAAGTATTTGCAGGCAGCAACGGAGATATCGCATCACCAGCTTCTCAGGACTATAATGTGGGAAGCATCGGAGTAGGATTTTCTTACAATATTGCTTTAGGGAAATAATCAGACAGAATATAATTAGTTATTAGCCAAACCTTTTCGAGTTTTTGAAAAGGTTTTCTGTTCCAATACACGAAATACCAAAACAATTATTATATTTGATAAAATTTGCGATTATGAACTTGAATCCAAAATTTCCTCTCTATTTACCAGGGGTTAAGAACACCAATAATGATAATGTTTCTATTATCGGAGCCAACTTGAGAGAAGATGTGACTAGTATTGCATATTACACTTCAGGAAATTCCGGGATAGAACTTAAATTTAAAAATAATTATCCTACCAAAGAATATGCATCTTTTACTGATGTGCTTTCAAAGTTTATGCAGGATTCTCAGCTGGAAAATGTACAACGCCTTGGGATCTCGGTTCCGGGACCTGTACTTGACGGTAAAAGTCATCCGGCACGTTTAAACTGGAGCTTAGATGTAGAAGAGTATCAAAGCAAATTTGGTTTTGAAAAAGTCGACATGCTGAATGACCAGGAAGCTGCTGCTTATGGAATTGCTCTTTTGGATGATTCTGAATTGGATGCAATCTATACAAACGGTCAACGTGAAAAGGGAAATGTTGCTATTCTGGCACCAGGAAATGGTTTGGGAGAAGCAGGTTATTTCTTTGACGGAAAATACCTAAGACCTTTTGCAACGGAAGGAGGACATTCAGAATTCTCACCGAGAACGAATGTTGAAGTAGAATTTTATCAGTTTTTAAATAATATCTATGGAATTGTAAGCTGGGAAAATGTGCTTTCTAAAACAGGTTTGTTTAACATCTACCGATTTTTGAGAGATGTAAAAAGACATCCTGAGCCTGAATGGCTTTCAGAACGCTTAGCCCATGGAAACTTTACTGAAGAAATTTATAAAGCATCCATGAATGAAGATGCGTTGATCTGCAGAATAGCTTTAGATACCTTCATCGAATTTTTGGCAAGAGAAGCAAACAACCTTACTTTAAAGCTTAAAGCTACGGGAGGTTTATTGATTGCGGGAGATATCCCACAAATTATCAGAGAATATATCGACAAAGATAAATTCTACGAGAAATTCAAAATCAGTGATAAGATGGAAGATATGTTGAAGAATATTCCTATCCATTTGGTGAATACAGACAGTACAAGTATCAATGGTGCGGCACTCTACACCGCCTACTTTACAGAATAAACATAAGCTCCGAAGAAATTCGGAGTTTTTTTATGGCCTGATTTTATTCATATCGAAACAGCTTTTTTATTGATGTACATCAAGATGAATTATTAAATAAGATAATTACATTTGCAGCTTTAATAAACTATTTAAAAATTTACAATGAAAAAAATATTCATATTAGCAGTTTTGGCTAGTGGATTAGCTTTCGGGCAGGCAAAAAAAGTAGTAAGCTCTGATGTTCACTGGTGGGGATACAAAGTTGCTAAATCTCAGGCGAGTTCTCACGACGGTACTATTACTGTAAAATCAGGAAACATCGTAATGAAAGGTAATGAAATTGCAGGCGGCTCTTTCGTTTTGGATATGAATTCTATCAACGCAACTGATGTTTCAGGAGAAACGCAGGGGAAATTGAACGGACATCTTAAAAACGGAGATTTCTTTGAGGTTGAAAAATTCCCTACCGCTACATTCAAAATTACATCAGTAAAGAAAAACAACGATAAAATGTACAATCGTACCATTAACGGTGATCTTACGGTAAAAGGTAAAACAAACCCCGTTTCTTTCCCTGCA from Chryseobacterium indoltheticum encodes the following:
- a CDS encoding DUF1800 domain-containing protein; its protein translation is MAASLINNKHLLWRAGFGPGIEQIDDLKNKNIKTILNEVFNEESFSPIVYETPDIQPIEYTDPKATAEQKREIQRVNQKQNNELNLNFLQKMTASKEQLREKMAFFWHGHFATRINNSKFNQQLLNIIREKSLGNFKDLLFEVSRSPAMLSFLNNQQNKKDHPNENFAREVMELFTMGRGNYTEKDIREAARAFTGWGYDKEGNFNERKKLHDTGTKTFLGKTGNFTGDDILNIILEQKSTAEFITTKIYTFFVNEKPDSSRIKNLSEDFYQSGYDIKKLMNEIFSSPWFYDKKNIGNRIKSPTELFVGMMRILPMNIQNPENITVYQKLLGQMLLYPPNVAGWPNGKSWIDSSTLMLRLQIPQIWSGLRPMEYSAREDDDMDMGMKSREALNKSFKNPNIIIDWNKVDQALAQKKAEDYLIVNSESLDMNIVNQFSDKSLKMNVINLMSTPEYQLM
- a CDS encoding glucokinase; translated protein: MNLNPKFPLYLPGVKNTNNDNVSIIGANLREDVTSIAYYTSGNSGIELKFKNNYPTKEYASFTDVLSKFMQDSQLENVQRLGISVPGPVLDGKSHPARLNWSLDVEEYQSKFGFEKVDMLNDQEAAAYGIALLDDSELDAIYTNGQREKGNVAILAPGNGLGEAGYFFDGKYLRPFATEGGHSEFSPRTNVEVEFYQFLNNIYGIVSWENVLSKTGLFNIYRFLRDVKRHPEPEWLSERLAHGNFTEEIYKASMNEDALICRIALDTFIEFLAREANNLTLKLKATGGLLIAGDIPQIIREYIDKDKFYEKFKISDKMEDMLKNIPIHLVNTDSTSINGAALYTAYFTE
- a CDS encoding sensor histidine kinase is translated as MKKILNEIQQNKYFLLFIFLFSYVQTIEIRFQTEREINWYTFTPEAPVLYFVNAGILFLIMRFLMIYWQKSDNFNFKEIFKIFGTSLLLYLVILNIFKLIIAFIFDTFERNFNSQTFLNNVISDFLNAFIYGSFFLVFYYYQKNQKNQKQIAAFNEMLSETKINQLKNQLNPHFLFNNLNILDQLIEEDKAQASDFLNEFADIYRYVLQVSDKKLVEIDEELAFVKKYFKLIQHKYGKFYQLEIKNNQSHGFIVPLSLQLLLENAIQHNFGTEKKTIFITISIDENLRVSNNIIQKRNTKSPSGKALKNLNEQYFLLTESQIKIQNTSDQFSVTLPIIQEA
- a CDS encoding LytR/AlgR family response regulator transcription factor, with the translated sequence MIKIVIIEDEIPARKKLIRFINELKETTEIIAEIDNVEQAIDFLKTEKSIDLIISDIELLDGDAFEIYDQVKISCPIIFTTAYDQFWMNAFETNGIEYLLKPFTLERFQKAWNKFSILNKSHASDEILLKISQIQKEIQPKSFKERFSVISNKGIYFLETKRITFFKAEEGVIFAFDDSGKKHLLNQTVLKEIESQLNPNEFFKINRSELINKKSIIKLERYSKNALALEMKGWGNPLITSQSQTADFREWIEK
- a CDS encoding YceI family protein, whose translation is MKKIFILAVLASGLAFGQAKKVVSSDVHWWGYKVAKSQASSHDGTITVKSGNIVMKGNEIAGGSFVLDMNSINATDVSGETQGKLNGHLKNGDFFEVEKFPTATFKITSVKKNNDKMYNRTINGDLTVKGKTNPVSFPANVTVKGGVVTLTSDKFSFDRQKFDVAYKSSMKDVFVKDEIEMTVKVSAK
- a CDS encoding DUF1501 domain-containing protein, with translation MIIKRREFLKISSLATASLLVPNFLQSMTLDNALNPSQKILIILQFTGGNDGLNTIIPTKNDIYFKERNTISVKDSLALNDETGINPALSYFKELFDSGELSLMNNVGYPNPDKSHFRSMDIWHSASKSDEFLETGWLGRFLDEECYKCEHPTQALEVDDMLSLALKGENNKAFAFKDPKKLYQTSQEKYFKSLYNNDHHHDDETVSYLYKTLGSTINNADYIFEKSKAKKSTQEYPNSKLGKDFKTVASLIKSDINTQVYYLSIGSFDTHVNQNERQQKLFGEINDAVKSFVSDMKSNGLFNDILLMTFSEFGRRVAQNASKGTDHGTANQMFFISGGLKKKGILNALPDLQNLNEGDLIYTEDFRKVYATILKNWLNADSSKVLGWKNGIYDFI